The Vicia villosa cultivar HV-30 ecotype Madison, WI unplaced genomic scaffold, Vvil1.0 ctg.000255F_1_1_2_unsc, whole genome shotgun sequence genome window below encodes:
- the LOC131626023 gene encoding uncharacterized protein LOC131626023, whose protein sequence is MVNGSPTYEFGVEKGLRQGDPISPFLFVIAVEGLKLLINKAVDSGGYAGCNVKGRCFMDILQFSDDMLLVGDGSWNHIRAIKVVLKRFDLVSGLAINFHKSKRIRINIKDSHMEFPENYFGCKKESKEFIFLGIPIGSNPRKFHCWSSLVEKMRRRLSSWNGRWDRYNDVKLIAANGIGNLDKSLSSSIWWADISTLGKNIQSEIVEKYCKFWDASIAEMRGWRNGSWLWNDFGVLIGFYLAAEADCLKQLLADAATVLTEGGTTPSRRCQVMVQVPLKVRFFGWRCLLDRIPSKEKLLDKNMLNFATNSNCVFCNDMLESSSHLIMNCRVVQLVWKDMAEWLDLEFNIIWSMWMCRNHIIFNNNVWNVSDMVWSCKALVWRWALGKIIQSNCNFYEFSKNPLPVLYLG, encoded by the exons ATGGTGAACGGTAGTCCGACTTATGAATTTGGGGTGGAGAAGGGTTTGCGTCAAGGAGATCctatttctccttttctttttgttatagCGGTGGAAGGATTAAAACTTCTAATCAACAAGGCGGTGGATAGTGGAGGGTATGCAGGTTGTAATGTTAAAGGAAGATGTTTTATGGATATTCTCCAATTTTCCGACGACATGCTCTTGGTAGGAGATGGGAGTTGGAATCATATTAGGGCTATAAAAGTGGTTTTGAAGAGATTTGATCTCGTTTCGGGTTTAGCTATAAATTTTCACAAAAGTAAGAGAATCCGTATTAATATTAAGGATAGTCACatggaatttccagagaattaTTTTGGTTGTAAAAAGGAGTCAAAAGAGTTTATCTTCCTTGGAATACCTATTGGATCCAATCCTAGAAAATTTCATTGTTGGAGTTCTTTGGTGGAGAAAATGCGGAGGAGATTGTCTTCATGGAACGGTAGATGG GATCGATACAACGATGTTAAGTTGATAGCAGCCAACGGTATTGGTAATCTTGATAAAAGTTTATCCTCATCAATTTGGTGGGCGGACATCTCTACTTTAGGGAAAAATATCCAGAGTGAGATTGTTGAGAAGTACTGCAAGTTCTGG GATGCTTCGATTGCGGAAATGAGAGGTTGGAGAAATGGTTCTTGGTTATGGAATGATTTTGGAGTTCTGATTGGCTTTTATCTCGCGGCTGAAGCAGACTGTTTGAAACAGTTATTGGCCGATGCTGCTACTGTGTTGACAGAAGGGGGGACAACCCCGTCTAGACGCTGTCAAGTGATG GTGCAAGTTCCGTTAAAGGTTAGATTTTTTGGTTGGAGATGCCTTTTGGATAGAATCCCATCTAAAGAGAAGTTGTTAGATAAGAATATGCTAAATTTTGCCACCAATTCAAACTGTGTCTTCTGTAATGATATGTTGGAATCATCTAGTCATTTGATCATGAATTGTCGAGTGGTTCAATTGGTGTGGAAGGATATGGCCGAGTGGTTAGATTTGGAGTTCAATATTATTTGGAGCATGTGGATGTGTAGGAACCAtattattttcaataataatgTTTGGAATGTTTCAGATATGGTGTGGAGCTGTAAAGCTTTGGTGTGGAGATGGGCTTTAGGAAAAATTATACAATCCAActgtaacttttatgagtttagcaAAAACCCTTTACCAGTACTATACTTAGGATAG